Proteins encoded together in one Sander lucioperca isolate FBNREF2018 chromosome 17, SLUC_FBN_1.2, whole genome shotgun sequence window:
- the arhgef11 gene encoding rho guanine nucleotide exchange factor 11 isoform X7, producing MSLRQPTSTLDSPFAAWLSSLTIGDSERKSSATQQREPSIEIPAESTGTGLVQRCVVVQKDQLGFGFTVCGERVKLVQNVRPGGAAVKAGVQEGDRIIKVNGSLVSSMSHQEVVKLIKSGPYVALTLQGPPPSAASLPLEPLPTELTSNQRTSLGGEAPPTPPPPLPSGLSSTPSQRITGPKPLQDPEVQKHATQILRKMLEQEEAELQELMEEQLRSPSLSLGERIESAKRRAHQVRVKIQQDLEGTRFECATSYVIAGEGRLSMESSEGDMEGGKAQIIGPEEEDEEDDGYAFNEMDGPFQDIELLRSRPAHMAVFMRYVFTQLLDPNPLLFYLSVEAYLGSSTKDARALAPQICSHFLDPDAPLKIKVREEYLTDIESRLHAQEDIRGPLSELQQQVLPDIQDQIQDYRNKQMMGLGSLFGEGDLQQLDGDPVKERQVVDRQVTALWEILSKHEEDRSSPLASAVHLYLRHSGIKLRDSKVFPGLSTEKEKWLAFLKTKKLSGTKKEKDGEDKKRNPILKYIGKPRTTSQSTFHVPLSPTEVRPGSVRNIIQQFENHTETGEEGDDAADPQRLSTSSLGEDGMDSPTISVRLARSESLKAQGEGRRRGVVSGTESVPRSRSDVDMEDCGEEREGPGLRLLQHSASSSASSSSARSLENPTPPYTPRSRRRSVDSPLALLPDAAALEEEVFDSQIWQDTVPPQLLATLSPREVERQAVIYELFTTEASHLRTLRVLDQVFFQKMRSVLNSDELACIFPNLPQVYELHASLCEAMKKRRETPIVQDIGDVMLARFEDAAGDEFQEQASQLCSQQSQALELIKNKQRKDPRFAHIIQECEASPHCRRLQLKDLLVSEMQRLTKYPLLLDNIIKHTEAASSDLPSLQRAQACCRGILQAVNEVVGEIEHRQRLSQYQRRLDAAPLFKSLDLTTKRMIHEGPLTWKVSKDKQIEIQALLLSDCLVLLQRGPDDRLQLRYPSRWLGGGSGDSKTSFSPVVKLDSLLVRLVATDNKALYVISTTERQIYELVAGTSSEKNTWKDLLEKTISSAGGSSPLINHGSMPISSPSLRSASPASTGSNVFADNSMTEQSDSIETHSSNEDIELSENTPRDQSGAFICGERKDGGVAEAALQDVETLRQLILRDLEEDSWSHDSDDTPTNETANERSSFTERQRPESLETVLNFSINEWEAEPEEVPPPDAEQPSSVQVVRKAVVAGPSSSSSSVPDDITDGVTLPSDQSSKPRGEATTQGNTFYLVMPTEQGESFTEDLNDPPTPTGSHSPQTPEEVIPPQTHPEEETPICGAEPNQSEAMQLEQEEEMGRSQAGHQSHVIKNVDEIFHTIEGLMSKLRQLKEMEKSHHKLLKTLREPFVNQDSDDQQCHSATVSRTPSLDRSSGDGKEGSPAEPKIQSTGF from the exons CCCTTTTGCTGCTTG GCTCAGCAGTCTGACCATCGGGGACTCGGAGCGCAAATCCTCTGCCACCCAGCAGAGGGAGCCATCGATTGAAATCCCTGCTGAGAGTACGG GTACTGGTCTTGTCCAGAGATGTGTGGTCGTGCAGAAGGACCAGCTCGGCTTCGGCTTCACAGTATGTGGAGAGAGAGTCAAGCTGGTGCAGAATGTCCGACCTG GTGGTGCAGCAGTCAAGGCCGGGGTCCAAGAAGGGGACCGAATCATAAAG gtgaaCGGCTCACTGGTGTCCTCCATGTCCCATCAGGAGGTGGTAAAGCTCATCAAAT CTGGACCATATGTAGCTCTGACACTACAAGGGCCGCCCCCTTCAGCCGCCTCCTTGCCCTTAGAGCCCCTCCCCACTGAGCTCACATCCAATCAAAGAACGTCTCTGGGTGGGGAGGCCCCACCCACTCCACCTCCACCGCTGCCCTCTGGACTGAGCAGCACACCTTCCCAAAGAATCACTGGACCCAAACCACTACAG gacCCAGAAGTACAGAAACATGCCACTCAGATACTCAGGAAAATGCTGGAGCAGGAAGAGGCTGAActgcag GAGTTGATGGAGGAGCAGTTGAGGAGCCCGTCGCTGTCACTGGGGGAGCGGATTGAAAGTGCCAAGAGAAGAGCTCACCAAGTCAGGGTCAAAATTCAGCAAGATCTG GAGGGAACGCGATTTGAATGTGCCACAAGCTACGTCATAGCAGGAGAAG GTCGACTATCAATGGAGTCAAGCGAAGGAGACATGGAG GGCGGAAAGGCCCAGATCATCGGCCCCGAggaagaggatgaagaagatgaCGGCTATGCATTTAACGAG aTGGACGGACCATTCCAGGACATCGAGTTGTTGAGGTCACGACCGGCACACATGGCGGTGTTCATGAGATATGTCTTCACCCAGCTTCTGGACCCCAACCCTCTG CTGTTTTACCTGTCGGTGGAGGCCTACCTGGGCTCCAGCACTAAAGACGCCCGCGCACTTGCACCTCAGATCTGTTCCCATTTCCTGGACCCAGATGCT CCCCTGAAAATCAAAGTACGAGAGGAGTATCTCACAGATATAG AAAGTCGACTTCATGCCCAGGAGGACATCAGAGGACCTCTGTCCGAGCTGCAGCAGCAAGTGCTGCCGGACATCCAAGACCAGATACAGGACTACAG GAACAAGCAGATGATGGGTCTCGGCTCTCTGTTTGGAGAAGGAGACCTGCAGCAGCTGGATGGAGACCCggtgaaagagagacaggtgGTGGACAGACAGGTCACTGCCCTCTGGGAAATACT ATCAAAGCACGAAGAGGACAGAAG TTCTCCTCTGGCGTCGGCTGTGCACCTATACCTGCGTCATTCTGGTATCAAGCTGAGAGACTCCAAGGTCTTCCCTGGTCTGAGCACGGAGAAGGAGAAGTGGCTCGCTTTCTTAAAGACGAAAAAG CTGAGTGGTACCAAgaaagagaaagatggagaggatAAAAAGAGAAATCCCATCCTGAAGTACATCGGCAAACCCAGGACCACATCCCAGTCca CATTCCATGTCCCGTTGTCTCCCACCGAAG TCCGTCCTGGCAGTGTGAGGAACATCATTCAGCAGTTTGAGAACCACacagagacaggagaggagggagacgaTGCTGCCGACCCCCAGAGGCTCTCCACTAGCAGCCTGGGAGAAGACGGCATGGACAG CCCCACGATCTCAGTGCGTCTGGCACGCAGCGAGTCGTTGAAGGCTCAGGGAGAAGGGCGACGGCGGGGCGTCGTCTCGGGGACGGAGTCTGTCCCTCGCTCTCGTAGCGATGTGGACATGGAGGACTgcggggaggagagggaggggccAGGCCTCAGGCTGCTGCAGCACAGCGCCTCGTCCTCTGCATCCAGCAGCTCTGCGCG GTCTCTAGAGAACCCTACACCCCCATACACCCCTCGGTCTAGACGCAG GAGTGTGGACTCACCGTTGGCCCTGCTGCCAGACGCTGCAGCACTGGAGGAGGAGGTGTTTGACAGTCAGATCTGGCAGGACACAGTTCCTCCTCAGCTCCTCGCCACACTCAGTCCAAGGGAGGTGGAAAGACAGGCCGTCATATACG AGCTGTTCACCACCGAGGCGTCCCACCTGCGGACCTTGAGGGTCCTGGACCAGGTCTTTTTCCAGAAGATGAGGTCTGTGCTGAACTCTGATGAGCTGGCCTGCATCTTCCCCAACCTGCCCCAGGTCTATGAACTCCACG CAAGTCTGTGCGAGGCGATGAAGAAGCGGAGAGAAACTCCCATCGTTCAGGACATCGGGGACGTTATGCTGGCCAGG TTTGAAGATGCAGCTGGAGATGAGTTTCAGGAACAAGCGTCGCAGCTGTGCAGCCAGCAGTCTCAGGCTCTGGAGCTCATCAAGAACAAACAACGTAAAGACCCTCGCTTCGCTCACATCatccag GAGTGTGAAGCGAGTCCTCACTGTCGGAGGCTGCAGCTCAAAGACCTGCTGGTGTCAGAGATGCAGAGACTCACCAAGTACCCCCTGCTGCTGGACAACATCATTAAACATACAGAGG CTGCTTCGTCGGACCTCCCTTCACTTCAGCGCGCCCAGGCTTGTTGCCGAGGGATACTGCAGGCTGTTAATGAGGTTGTCGGGGAAATAGAGCACCGGCAACGCCTCAGCCAATACCAACGCAGGCTGGACGCTGCCCCTCTATTCAAG AGTCTGGACCTCACCACTAAGAGAATGATTCATGAAGGTCCTCTCACGTGGAAAGTCAGCAAAGATAAGCAGATAG AGATTCAAGCGCTGCTGCTGTCAGACTGCCTGGTCCTCCTACAGAGGGGCCCAGACGACCGGCTGCAGCTGAGATATCCATCCCGCTGGCTGGGTGGAGGCAGCGGAGACAGCAAGACCTCCTTCAGCCCTGTGGTGAAGCTGGACTCTCTGCTGGTCCGCTTAGTAGCTACAG ACAACAAGGCCCTCTACGTCATCAGCACCACAGAGAGGCAGATCTATGAGCTGGTGGCTGGGACATCATCGGAGAAAAACAC cTGGAAAGATTTACTTGAAAAGACCATCTCGTCAGCTGGTGGTTCATCGCCCCTGATCAATCACGGATCCATGCCTATATC GTCCCCCAGTCTACGCAGTGCATCCCCAGCGTCAACTGGCAGCAACGTCTTTGCAG ACAACTCCATGACGGAGCAGTCGGATTCAATAGAGACTCATTCCTCCAACGAGGACATTGAGCTCTCAGAAAACACACCTAGGGACCAATCAGGAGCTTTCATCTGTGGTGAGAGAAAAGACGGTGGTGTGGCAGAGGCCGCTTTACAAGATG TTGAAACACTAAGGCAGCTGATATTACGAGATTTGGAAGAGGACAGTTGGAGCCACGATTCAGATGACACGCCCACCAACGAGACGGCCAATGAAAGGAGCTCGTTCACCGAAAGACAGCGGCCAGAGTCTCTAGAGACTGTCCTCAACTTCAGCATCAACGAATGGGAGGCCGAGCCTGAAGAGGTTCCGCCTCCAGACGCAGAGCAACCCAGCAGCGTTCAGGTCGTACGGAAAG CTGTGGTTGCGggtccttcttcttcttcttcttctgtccctgatgacatcactgatGGTGTCACCCTCCCCTCCGACCAATCATCCAAGCCGAGAGGCGAGGCCACTACGCAGG GGAACACTTTCTACTTGGTAATGCCGACGGAGCAGGGAGAGAGCTTCACTGAAGACCTCAACGACCCTCCTACCCCCACAGGCAGCCACTCCCCTCAGACTCCGGAGGAAGTGATACCACCACAGACTCATCCAGAGGAGGAAACGCCCATCTGCGGTGCAGAGCCCAACCAATCAGAGGCTATGCAACTGGAACAGGAAGAGGAAATGGGCCGATCGCAGGCTGGGCACCAGAGCCACGTGATCAAAAATGTGGATGAGATTTTCCACACGATTGAGGGGTTGATGAGCAAGTTGCGTCAGCTGAAG GAAATGGAGAAGTCCCATCACAAGCTTTTGAAAACCCTCAGAGAGCCCTTTGTCAATCAGGACTCAGACGACCAACAGTGTCACTCGGCAACCGTCTCCAGAACACCATCTCTGGATCGTAGCTCAGGAGACG GCAAAGAGGGCAGTCCAGCAGAGCCCAAGATTCAGTCGACTGGA
- the arhgef11 gene encoding rho guanine nucleotide exchange factor 11 isoform X5 — protein MSLRQPTSTLDSPFAAWLSSLTIGDSERKSSATQQREPSIEIPAESTGTGLVQRCVVVQKDQLGFGFTVCGERVKLVQNVRPGGAAVKAGVQEGDRIIKVNGSLVSSMSHQEVVKLIKSGPYVALTLQGPPPSAASLPLEPLPTELTSNQRTSLGGEAPPTPPPPLPSGLSSTPSQRITGPKPLQDPEVQKHATQILRKMLEQEEAELQELMEEQLRSPSLSLGERIESAKRRAHQVRVKIQQDLEGTRFECATSYVIAGEGRLSMESSEGDMEAFESPHSSPSSSFRIPQHRRQNSDTRTLFDSGGKAQIIGPEEEDEEDDGYAFNEMDGPFQDIELLRSRPAHMAVFMRYVFTQLLDPNPLLFYLSVEAYLGSSTKDARALAPQICSHFLDPDAPLKIKVREEYLTDIESRLHAQEDIRGPLSELQQQVLPDIQDQIQDYRNKQMMGLGSLFGEGDLQQLDGDPVKERQVVDRQVTALWEILSKHEEDRSSPLASAVHLYLRHSGIKLRDSKVFPGLSTEKEKWLAFLKTKKLSGTKKEKDGEDKKRNPILKYIGKPRTTSQSIRPGSVRNIIQQFENHTETGEEGDDAADPQRLSTSSLGEDGMDSPTISVRLARSESLKAQGEGRRRGVVSGTESVPRSRSDVDMEDCGEEREGPGLRLLQHSASSSASSSSARSLENPTPPYTPRSRRRSVDSPLALLPDAAALEEEVFDSQIWQDTVPPQLLATLSPREVERQAVIYELFTTEASHLRTLRVLDQVFFQKMRSVLNSDELACIFPNLPQVYELHASLCEAMKKRRETPIVQDIGDVMLARFEDAAGDEFQEQASQLCSQQSQALELIKNKQRKDPRFAHIIQECEASPHCRRLQLKDLLVSEMQRLTKYPLLLDNIIKHTEAASSDLPSLQRAQACCRGILQAVNEVVGEIEHRQRLSQYQRRLDAAPLFKSLDLTTKRMIHEGPLTWKVSKDKQIEIQALLLSDCLVLLQRGPDDRLQLRYPSRWLGGGSGDSKTSFSPVVKLDSLLVRLVATDNKALYVISTTERQIYELVAGTSSEKNTWKDLLEKTISSAGGSSPLINHGSMPISSPSLRSASPASTGSNVFADNSMTEQSDSIETHSSNEDIELSENTPRDQSGAFICGERKDGGVAEAALQDVETLRQLILRDLEEDSWSHDSDDTPTNETANERSSFTERQRPESLETVLNFSINEWEAEPEEVPPPDAEQPSSVQVVRKAVVAGPSSSSSSVPDDITDGVTLPSDQSSKPRGEATTQGNTFYLVMPTEQGESFTEDLNDPPTPTGSHSPQTPEEVIPPQTHPEEETPICGAEPNQSEAMQLEQEEEMGRSQAGHQSHVIKNVDEIFHTIEGLMSKLRQLKEMEKSHHKLLKTLREPFVNQDSDDQQCHSATVSRTPSLDRSSGDGKEGSPAEPKIQSTGF, from the exons CCCTTTTGCTGCTTG GCTCAGCAGTCTGACCATCGGGGACTCGGAGCGCAAATCCTCTGCCACCCAGCAGAGGGAGCCATCGATTGAAATCCCTGCTGAGAGTACGG GTACTGGTCTTGTCCAGAGATGTGTGGTCGTGCAGAAGGACCAGCTCGGCTTCGGCTTCACAGTATGTGGAGAGAGAGTCAAGCTGGTGCAGAATGTCCGACCTG GTGGTGCAGCAGTCAAGGCCGGGGTCCAAGAAGGGGACCGAATCATAAAG gtgaaCGGCTCACTGGTGTCCTCCATGTCCCATCAGGAGGTGGTAAAGCTCATCAAAT CTGGACCATATGTAGCTCTGACACTACAAGGGCCGCCCCCTTCAGCCGCCTCCTTGCCCTTAGAGCCCCTCCCCACTGAGCTCACATCCAATCAAAGAACGTCTCTGGGTGGGGAGGCCCCACCCACTCCACCTCCACCGCTGCCCTCTGGACTGAGCAGCACACCTTCCCAAAGAATCACTGGACCCAAACCACTACAG gacCCAGAAGTACAGAAACATGCCACTCAGATACTCAGGAAAATGCTGGAGCAGGAAGAGGCTGAActgcag GAGTTGATGGAGGAGCAGTTGAGGAGCCCGTCGCTGTCACTGGGGGAGCGGATTGAAAGTGCCAAGAGAAGAGCTCACCAAGTCAGGGTCAAAATTCAGCAAGATCTG GAGGGAACGCGATTTGAATGTGCCACAAGCTACGTCATAGCAGGAGAAG GTCGACTATCAATGGAGTCAAGCGAAGGAGACATGGAG GCCTTTGAGAGTCCCCACTCCTCCCCCTCATCCTCCTTCAGGATCCCCCAACATCGACGGCAGAACTCCGACACACGCACCCTGTTTGATTCG GGCGGAAAGGCCCAGATCATCGGCCCCGAggaagaggatgaagaagatgaCGGCTATGCATTTAACGAG aTGGACGGACCATTCCAGGACATCGAGTTGTTGAGGTCACGACCGGCACACATGGCGGTGTTCATGAGATATGTCTTCACCCAGCTTCTGGACCCCAACCCTCTG CTGTTTTACCTGTCGGTGGAGGCCTACCTGGGCTCCAGCACTAAAGACGCCCGCGCACTTGCACCTCAGATCTGTTCCCATTTCCTGGACCCAGATGCT CCCCTGAAAATCAAAGTACGAGAGGAGTATCTCACAGATATAG AAAGTCGACTTCATGCCCAGGAGGACATCAGAGGACCTCTGTCCGAGCTGCAGCAGCAAGTGCTGCCGGACATCCAAGACCAGATACAGGACTACAG GAACAAGCAGATGATGGGTCTCGGCTCTCTGTTTGGAGAAGGAGACCTGCAGCAGCTGGATGGAGACCCggtgaaagagagacaggtgGTGGACAGACAGGTCACTGCCCTCTGGGAAATACT ATCAAAGCACGAAGAGGACAGAAG TTCTCCTCTGGCGTCGGCTGTGCACCTATACCTGCGTCATTCTGGTATCAAGCTGAGAGACTCCAAGGTCTTCCCTGGTCTGAGCACGGAGAAGGAGAAGTGGCTCGCTTTCTTAAAGACGAAAAAG CTGAGTGGTACCAAgaaagagaaagatggagaggatAAAAAGAGAAATCCCATCCTGAAGTACATCGGCAAACCCAGGACCACATCCCAGTCca TCCGTCCTGGCAGTGTGAGGAACATCATTCAGCAGTTTGAGAACCACacagagacaggagaggagggagacgaTGCTGCCGACCCCCAGAGGCTCTCCACTAGCAGCCTGGGAGAAGACGGCATGGACAG CCCCACGATCTCAGTGCGTCTGGCACGCAGCGAGTCGTTGAAGGCTCAGGGAGAAGGGCGACGGCGGGGCGTCGTCTCGGGGACGGAGTCTGTCCCTCGCTCTCGTAGCGATGTGGACATGGAGGACTgcggggaggagagggaggggccAGGCCTCAGGCTGCTGCAGCACAGCGCCTCGTCCTCTGCATCCAGCAGCTCTGCGCG GTCTCTAGAGAACCCTACACCCCCATACACCCCTCGGTCTAGACGCAG GAGTGTGGACTCACCGTTGGCCCTGCTGCCAGACGCTGCAGCACTGGAGGAGGAGGTGTTTGACAGTCAGATCTGGCAGGACACAGTTCCTCCTCAGCTCCTCGCCACACTCAGTCCAAGGGAGGTGGAAAGACAGGCCGTCATATACG AGCTGTTCACCACCGAGGCGTCCCACCTGCGGACCTTGAGGGTCCTGGACCAGGTCTTTTTCCAGAAGATGAGGTCTGTGCTGAACTCTGATGAGCTGGCCTGCATCTTCCCCAACCTGCCCCAGGTCTATGAACTCCACG CAAGTCTGTGCGAGGCGATGAAGAAGCGGAGAGAAACTCCCATCGTTCAGGACATCGGGGACGTTATGCTGGCCAGG TTTGAAGATGCAGCTGGAGATGAGTTTCAGGAACAAGCGTCGCAGCTGTGCAGCCAGCAGTCTCAGGCTCTGGAGCTCATCAAGAACAAACAACGTAAAGACCCTCGCTTCGCTCACATCatccag GAGTGTGAAGCGAGTCCTCACTGTCGGAGGCTGCAGCTCAAAGACCTGCTGGTGTCAGAGATGCAGAGACTCACCAAGTACCCCCTGCTGCTGGACAACATCATTAAACATACAGAGG CTGCTTCGTCGGACCTCCCTTCACTTCAGCGCGCCCAGGCTTGTTGCCGAGGGATACTGCAGGCTGTTAATGAGGTTGTCGGGGAAATAGAGCACCGGCAACGCCTCAGCCAATACCAACGCAGGCTGGACGCTGCCCCTCTATTCAAG AGTCTGGACCTCACCACTAAGAGAATGATTCATGAAGGTCCTCTCACGTGGAAAGTCAGCAAAGATAAGCAGATAG AGATTCAAGCGCTGCTGCTGTCAGACTGCCTGGTCCTCCTACAGAGGGGCCCAGACGACCGGCTGCAGCTGAGATATCCATCCCGCTGGCTGGGTGGAGGCAGCGGAGACAGCAAGACCTCCTTCAGCCCTGTGGTGAAGCTGGACTCTCTGCTGGTCCGCTTAGTAGCTACAG ACAACAAGGCCCTCTACGTCATCAGCACCACAGAGAGGCAGATCTATGAGCTGGTGGCTGGGACATCATCGGAGAAAAACAC cTGGAAAGATTTACTTGAAAAGACCATCTCGTCAGCTGGTGGTTCATCGCCCCTGATCAATCACGGATCCATGCCTATATC GTCCCCCAGTCTACGCAGTGCATCCCCAGCGTCAACTGGCAGCAACGTCTTTGCAG ACAACTCCATGACGGAGCAGTCGGATTCAATAGAGACTCATTCCTCCAACGAGGACATTGAGCTCTCAGAAAACACACCTAGGGACCAATCAGGAGCTTTCATCTGTGGTGAGAGAAAAGACGGTGGTGTGGCAGAGGCCGCTTTACAAGATG TTGAAACACTAAGGCAGCTGATATTACGAGATTTGGAAGAGGACAGTTGGAGCCACGATTCAGATGACACGCCCACCAACGAGACGGCCAATGAAAGGAGCTCGTTCACCGAAAGACAGCGGCCAGAGTCTCTAGAGACTGTCCTCAACTTCAGCATCAACGAATGGGAGGCCGAGCCTGAAGAGGTTCCGCCTCCAGACGCAGAGCAACCCAGCAGCGTTCAGGTCGTACGGAAAG CTGTGGTTGCGggtccttcttcttcttcttcttctgtccctgatgacatcactgatGGTGTCACCCTCCCCTCCGACCAATCATCCAAGCCGAGAGGCGAGGCCACTACGCAGG GGAACACTTTCTACTTGGTAATGCCGACGGAGCAGGGAGAGAGCTTCACTGAAGACCTCAACGACCCTCCTACCCCCACAGGCAGCCACTCCCCTCAGACTCCGGAGGAAGTGATACCACCACAGACTCATCCAGAGGAGGAAACGCCCATCTGCGGTGCAGAGCCCAACCAATCAGAGGCTATGCAACTGGAACAGGAAGAGGAAATGGGCCGATCGCAGGCTGGGCACCAGAGCCACGTGATCAAAAATGTGGATGAGATTTTCCACACGATTGAGGGGTTGATGAGCAAGTTGCGTCAGCTGAAG GAAATGGAGAAGTCCCATCACAAGCTTTTGAAAACCCTCAGAGAGCCCTTTGTCAATCAGGACTCAGACGACCAACAGTGTCACTCGGCAACCGTCTCCAGAACACCATCTCTGGATCGTAGCTCAGGAGACG GCAAAGAGGGCAGTCCAGCAGAGCCCAAGATTCAGTCGACTGGA